The Prionailurus bengalensis isolate Pbe53 chromosome E2, Fcat_Pben_1.1_paternal_pri, whole genome shotgun sequence region ACCTTCACTGAGACTTCTTGGCCACCCCCCAAGACCAGGGTAGCATCCTCAGCCCCCTGGCCAGACACCCCTTTGTCCTCCCTACTTGATCACACTgcccaggtttttgttttgttctgttttcttttgttttgtttttaggggggtgggtgcagagggaaggaaaagagagaatcttaagcaggctctgtgctgagaacagagcctgaggcgggactcaatcccatgaccctgggatcgtgacctgagccaaaatcaatagtcggatgctcgactgaccgagccaccccagagcccctgccCAGGGGTTTTGAATAACTAACAGACCAGATAAATTACTTATCCAAGTTTCTCCAGTCTGTGAGACAATAGGCTGGGGCTCAAACCCTGCcaggcctggccctggccctcctgAAACAGGGCCTAGAAGAGGAAGCCCAAGCTTCCTGAGCCCTTCCCTGTGGCTGTGGGTCGAGGGCCACCTTGTTTGGTCCCACCTTCGCCCTTGACCCAGACCCAAGCTCAACCATGGGCCGCAGCTGCTGCCATCCCAGGCCCTGATGCCAGGCCTGCTCTGGCACATCCTGCCTACTCGGGCACACGCCCAGGAAAGGGATTGTCACCTCAAGGTTTTCCGATAACAGCCTGGTGCACAGGGATATAATGGGGAGCTCCCAAGGCAGGGACCCTATGTCTCCTTGACCACGGCACCATGGCCTTCCTCTGGCTCCTCTCTTGCTGCGCCCTCCTGGGCACAGCCTTCGGTGAGTTCGGGGTAAGCAGAGGCCAGGAGGGATGTTTCCGTTGCCCTCCAGCCCCCGAGGCCAGAAGGGGCAGCTGGGTCCCGGCTCCCAGTTCGGCCGAGCACTGTGGTGTGACCCCAGCGGGTCTCTCTCCCGCTCTGAGCCTCACCGGCCCCATCGCCACAATGGGGATGCTGGGAGGATTGGGCCAGACCAGTCAGTGTGAGGCCCCCAGGGGGAGGTGGGCCTTCCTGGGGCTGACTGAGGCCTCACACCCAGTGCAAGGGCTCCGGAGGACGGGTCCGGAGGCAGCGAAAACTCTGAACAGCTAGTGGCTCCCCAACAGACTCAGATGGTGAGCAGGCAGGTGTGGGCGCCTTGGGGCCCGTGAGCCCAGCACTTGACAGCTTGTGTTCACTTGgtgcttcctatgtgccaggaacACAGCAAGTTCCTGCCTTGCCTGCTCACGCTTTTCTGAATGGTAAAGCGAGGCAGCGATGGGgctgggttcaaacccacagagCCCAGCCTCCGGCCAGTGCTTCAGTACGGCCACCACCTCCCCGCCAGCCTGTTGGGCTTGTCTGGGCTGAAGCACAAGTCAGATTGAGTTGTCCCTGGGGGTTCCCGGGATGCCCTTGGCCTCCATCCCTCACCTCATATCCCCACCCTCAGGCTGCGGGGTCCCCGCCATCCAACCTGTGCTGAGTGGCCTCTCCAGGATCGTCAATGGAGAGGACGCTGTCCCGGGCTCCTGGCCCTGGCAGGTGTCCCTGCAGGTGAGGGGGGATTTCTGCGCACGAGTGGGGGACACGCTGCGGTATTGGCCCAGCTGGGGTCAGGCTGGGGGCTGCTGGTGTCCAGCCAGCACTGACCTCTCCATCTTCCTCCAGGACAGCACCGGCTTCCACTTCTGTGGGGGCTCCCTCATCAGCGAGGACTGGGTGGTCACTGCTGCCCACTGTGGTGTCAGGTGAGGGCCCAGGGTCCCCAGGAAACCCCTTGGTGGGGGAAGACTCCCGGCGGTGAGGGCCATACCTTTAACTCCTcgttcctctgtttccttatttggaCTGTGTCGAAAACCCAAGTCCTGCTGGTCTCCCAAAGGTTGCtgggaaggaaacacacacacagcaggctCTAGGGCAGTTTGTTTCAGGGATAATTATTGAGAttttgagctctgtctctgtgaTCAACAACTTTGAGCAGATGCACAAAGGTATATGCGCACACGTACGCACCCGGCACCCCCGCACAGCCCCAGCACCTCACGGCAGGAACCCCCTcctttctctggccctctccaGAACCACCCACCTGGTCGTGGCCGGGGAGTTTGACCAGGGCTCAGATGCTGAGGACATCCAGGTGCTGAAGATTGCCAAGGTATGGTGGCCCCCAGAGGCCAGGTGGGGCAGGCCCTCTGGAGTGTGCAGCCCTGAAAACCCCCTGCTGCTCTCGACCTCCCCAGTGGTCCACCATGAGGGGGCAGAGCAGAAAGCAGGGCGTTCAAGGTTTGCACTTCGGTCCTGGGCCCAGCCTCAGGCTCCTGGGGCCACAGAAAGGCCTGCCAAGTTGAACAGGCATTGTCCAGAGAGAAGCACTGAGGTgatttgggggagcctgggacCCTGGTTCAGCTCTGTGtcagcctctgccctccccatagGTTTTCAAGAACCCCAAGTTCAACATGTTCACCATCAACAATGACATTACCCTGCTGAAGCTGGCCACGCCTGCCCGCCTCTCCCAGACTGTGTCCCCTGTGTGCCTGCCCAATGCCAAGGACAGCTTTCCCGCTGGGACCCTGTGTGCAACCACGGGCTGGGGCCTGACCAAACACACCAGTGAGTGACCTCTAGccgggtgggtgggaggtgggggctgccGAGCGGGCACCTGCAGGTGCTGACCCCCCGCCCTGCCCTTCTAGATGCCCAAACCCCTGACAGGCTGCAGCAggcggccctgcccctcctgtccaACACCGAATGCCAGAAGTTCTGGGGCAGCAAGATCACCAATCTCATGGTCTGCGCTGGGGCTAGCGGCGTTTCCTCCTGCATGGTATGGTCTACTGGACTCACCcagcacccccttccctcccagcatGGGGCGGATTCAGGCCAAAGCCCAGGCCAAGGGGCTTGGCcagagagaagagatggaaatAACACATAGGGCCTCTTTTGAAGGCTTGACATGCTCTTTCTGGAATTCCTGCCTGAGCAGTTGTAAAAACTGATGATCTAAACAGAGGGATGCAGAGCAAGGGCCTCTGGTCTCGAAACTGCCATATTGCAAAATTCCATTGACATCATCAATGTCTGAACAAATGCCATCCCCTGGATTAGTGCAGTGTACAACCTGGGCAGCAGAATATAGTGGCCCAGAGGGCTCTGGAAGGAATCgggcagccctccctccctcacggTGGCTCCATAGCCAGGCCAGCACCACCCATGCTTCCTTCCTGTCAAGCAAACCAACTTTATTGGGCCTCTATTATAGGACCCCAGCTGATGGCCCAGATGTTCAGGGGCACAGATCACAGACGGAGCTACTGAAGCTTCTTTCATCATCCCTCCAATATGCACGTGCCGGGCGTCTACTGGCCGTGAGGCCCCGGAATGGTGTCTGGAACAATGTCCAGGGGCCCCTGgcccagggcacctggtggccaGATCcaagcctctttctctctcctcctgcagGGCGACTCTGGTGGCCCCCTGGTCTGCCAGAAGgatggagcctggaccctggtgGGCATCGTGTCCTGGGGCAGCAACACCTGCTCCACCTCTAGGCCCGGCGTGTACGCCCGCGTCACCGAGCTCATGCCTTGGGTACAGCAGATCCTGGAAGCCAACTGAACCGTCAGCCCCACCGTGACCTCCCTGCTGACCTGCTCCCACAGAGTCAATAAACCAATAAAAGATACACTTATGATGGTGTCTCTTATGTTGGGGCCTCTGAGTCCTCCTTCTCCCGAACATGGGTCTTCACTGGGTCAGGTACCAGAGGGTCCCCAGAGAGGCCCCCCCTTTAGTCTTCCTCCCCAGAGAGTGGCCGGGAAGGGCGCAGGTAGATGATGTGAGATCTGGGCCCCCGCCAGGCAGGCACGGCGGCccggggggtgggcagggagcgGGCCGAGGAGGGGATGAGCCCTACTGCTGGCTGCACACACCTGTGGTCCCAGGGAACCTTCCCAGGAGCAGCCCCCCGGGGCCGACTCTTTCCTTGGCCCGGGCAGGAGCCAGGTGCTTCTGAACCCAAGGACTCACGATAAGGGAGGGATGGCGAGGCGCGTTGCAATTGGTGGGCCAGGGGAATATAACGGGGGTCCTTCGGGCGGACCCCATCCCACCTCCTGAGTGGAACACCATGGCCCTTCTCCCGGTTGTCCTTGGCTTCCTCCTCTTTGGCAGCAGTTCTGGTGAGTGCAAGGTTCCGGTGGGCCTGGCAACCCCGGACCAAGCCTCTCCCACTCCCCGGCCCCCACGGCCAGAAGCTGGGAACCAGAGGACCAAGTCCCCACACGTCTAACCCCCCACGGGGGCTGGCCCCCCGCCCACCCCTCTCAGCCTCTCTGGGCGCCTCTCCTCagctccccactcctcctccccctggAGGTCTGTCGGGCCCCTCAGACTCAACCGGACAGGCTGGACCTGCCTCATTTTGGCCTTGTCCACCCACTCAAAAGCCGGGGTTCGTCCGGGCTCCTCCACACCTGGCCCTGAGCCGTAGGAGCTCTGCCTCAAGAATGTCTCCCACGCCCATCCCTTTGGCCCCGCCCCCCGGTCCTCTGGAAGTGGGCAGCCTCTCGGGTCTATGCTGCCCTGAGCGGGGCAACTCTCTGACCCCAGCCTGCCCCTGCTGCAGACAGGGGCCCTGGGAACAACAGCGACTCCAGCAGGACATCCCGGCCCCCACGCCCCGGGACCCTGgggtcagcaggggagggacgcTCCTCTCAGGACATACAGTGGACACCCAGCTCCCGATGCCCTCAACCTCAAGGACCCTCCACAAGGACACCTGGGGCAGCTGCTGGCTGGGTGACAAGGGGCCGGCTGCCCTGCGCTGGCCAAAGCTCTGGGTGCTAGGTTGCCACCTGGGTTCCAGAGGCCTGGAAGTGCCAGGCTCTATCCCTGGCCCCCTTGGGACACCATCCGCTGACCAGCTGCCGTGTCCCTGCCCCCAGGCTGTGGGGTCCCTGCCATCCACCCTGAGCTGAGTGGCCTGTCCCGGATCGTCAATGGAGAGGATGCGGtccccagctcctggccctgGCAGGTGTCCCTGCAGGTGAGAGGGAAGCTGAGGAGAGGTGGGTTAGACGGGGAGGGGTCAGGCGTGAGGGGGAAGGCTGACTGTCTCACCTCTCTCCCCAGACTCGCTCCGGCTTCCACTTCTGCGGGGGCTCTCTCATCAGCCAGCACTGGGTCGTCACTGCTGCCCACTGCAGGGTCAGGTGAGGCCTGCGTGGGGGCAGTGGGGACGCCCTGGCTGTCAGGGAATGACGGTCACTCCTTGCCCTTTCCCACCCCTGCCCGGCCACCCACTAGGCTTCCAGGGAATGAAGCCTGGCGGGAAGGGTCTGAGACAGATGGCAGGTGGGGACAAAGCTGCTGCTATCCGCTCCCCCCCCCAGAGAAAATCCCCACCCTCATGCCCCCCACCACCTCAGGCCCCAGCCTGTTCCACGAGAGCTGGTCTAGTCCTGTGCCTCCACCTTATAGACGgggcaactgaggcccagaggtccCCGTGGGAGTGAGGGGCCCAGAAAGGGCTTCCCTCGCCTGGGTAccctctgctgcctcctctctctccaggaaGAGCCACCGTGTGGTGGCTGGGGTGTCTGATCACGGCTCTGACGAGGAGGCTGTCCAGGTGTTGAGGATCACTGAGGTACCGCCAGGCAGGCCGGCTGAGGAGGGTGGGGCGGTAAGGCCATGGCAGGGCTGCCCCTGGGCGCCAGGGATGGGTGAGGACCGTGGCTGGCAGGGTGTGTGGGCAAAGAGGACCCCAGCCAGTCGGCTCAGTCCTCACCCACCAaagccttcttcccttctttcccaagTAAGAAGACTCCTATTCAAACACTGAAGTTTGGCTCATTgtagaaaagcacaaaaatagaaaaaactaaATATCACCAACGTGTCGAGGGCCATTTTCCCACCAGTTTCCAGAGATTTTGTCCGTGCGGCCCCATCTGTGTTCGCTCTCAACAAGGGCCCCTTGGCACTGAGCCCTCTCCTGGCCTGAGGTCCCTCCCATCCATGAGATCGGCCATCCTCCCGTGAGGACTGCCCAGCCCCCATGGCGTCTCCACAGGTGTTTGAATACCCACTGTGGGACCAGGTTTCGGGCCGCAATGACATCGCCCTGCTGAAGCTGGCCACACCGGCCCTGCTCTCAACAACCGCGTCCCCCGTCTGCCTGCCCAGTGCCAACACCAGCTTCCCTGCCGGCTCCCTCTGCGCCACCACCGGCTGGGGCAAGACCCGGTATAACTGTGAGTGTCCTTGCAGGGGCTTTTCAGAAGGGAGACTCATTCGGCTTTTATGGTCTAAATTCCAAACACACAAATTCCAAGTCGtatatctttcattttttctttttaaacattttaaaaaatgtttatttttgagacagagggtgagtgggggaggggcagagagcgagggagacacagaatccttagcaggcccaggctctgagctgtcagcacagagcccgatgtggggctcaaacccatgaaccgtgagatcatgacctgagcggaagtcggatgcttaactgactgagcccttcAAGCCCTCCTTTCCGTTTCTTTACTTAAAACCCTcttaatgaaagaatgaaagaataaagatgagCTTAAATACTGCACACTTGAAGACGAAGTTGCTGAAGAAACGCCCAAGTACCAGCAGGTGGCACTCTCACTACGTTGCAACGAGGTCCCCACGGTCGGGTTTCCAGCCTGGACTCCTCTCCAGACTTGAGGCGGGCGCTTGTGTCAAGCTCGCCGTGAAGTCTGGGCCGGGAGTCAGATGTCCGGGTGTGGTTCGGGGCCCTGAGAGTCCGGCGGGGTCTCCCCTCCCCCGGCTGCTCCCTCCGCTGACGATCTTCCTCCAGAGTCCCGGGTGCTCCTGCCCAGGCCCCGGCTCACCCTCTGGTCCTTGACCGGGACGGAGGCGGCCAGGAAAGGGCAGCAGGAGGACGGTGCTCCCCCATCTGCCACCCAGAGCGGCGGGTCCCCAGCAGGGGCCCCGTGAAAAGGACGTCAGCCCCCTTCCCCGGAGGGGAGGCAGTGCCCCCCGCCCACCACACGGGCTGCCAGGGCACGGCTCGCGTGAACAGCTGTGCTGGAAGCCATGTCACCACCGCCTGGTGTGGAATCGGAGAGGAAGGGGTCCCGCAGGGACTGTTAGGTCtgagggaaggtggggagctCCGTTTCTGAGGTCATGGTGATGGGGAAGGACTGGGAGcaggcaggggggaggcagggtcTCCTCCACCGCGGGGTGGGCCGGCTGGGTGAGGGCTCCTGACctccgctccccccccccgccccctgtgtCCCTCCAGCCAACAAGACCCCCGACAAGCTGCAGCAggcggccctgcccctcctgtccaACGCCGACTGCAAGAAGTTCTGGGGCAGCAAGATCACGGACGTGATGATCTGCGCCGGGGCCAGCGGCGTCTCATCCTGCATGGTAaggcctggccccgcccctgccccccgccggctccgcccccgccccgcccccgcgcggGCCAGGGGGCTGCTCCCTTCTGCCGCGTCCGCTCCACCCCTCTGGGCGGCAGTGGCGCTGGGGGCCCCCCACGCCAGCCAGCGAGGGGAGAGTGTCAGCCACGTGCCCCAGGCCCACCAGGAGTAGGCGACAGAGCTGGGCCTGCCACGTGGCCCCGATCGGAGAGCCTCCTGCCCAGTCTCTGCCCCCACACTTGTCATTTGTCTGCACAGAACCTGCGCGGGGGCAGGTCAGGGCACACCGGGGCCCCGGCACCCCGCTTCAGGCTTGTAAACAGGTGCTTTCTCCTCCTGCAGGGCGACTCTGGCGGCCCCCTGGTCTGCCAGAAGGacggagcctggaccctggtgGGCATCGTGTCCTGGGGCAGCGACTGGTGTAACCCATTCTCACCGGGGGTGTACACCCGTGTCACCAAGTTTATTTCCTGGGTTCTCGGGGTTCTGGAGGCCAACTgaacccctgccccacccccaccccccacttccgcAAAACCCAAATAAAACCCTAGAGCAACTGCGTGCCTCTTCACTTCTGTGTCCTCGCCAGGGTTCTGAGCGGTGGAAGGCTGGCTGTCTTCACTGGGGTCCCCTCTGTGGAGTCCAAGAGGGCTGACCCTACCCTTTCTTCacagagatggggagactgaggcccaagTTCACATGCAGAACAGTCAGAGCTAGGAGCAGCACTCCCTGAATCCCAGGGCTCTTGTTTCACCTGGGGTGCCAGACATACTCGGAAAGGCTGGGGAGGCCACACGTGGACCCAGGACAAGGGCCCTCTGGGCCCCCACACCCCAACTTGGAGGCCAAGTCTATGTGTATTTCAAAATAGACACTTGGGAAGGAGTTCCACAAGCTGATATTATGAGCTTCTAAGAGCAAAGTTCTAGGTGAGGTCTGTGAAAACGAGTTTATGTGGAATCCCCCAGCGGTGCCCTCGACCAATCCTGTGCCACAGTAAAGCCCACCTCGCTCCCGGAGCCGCCTTGGACCCCACGCTGGCCCTCGCTCTGGCCGGGGGCCGTGGGACCTCACggcgggctccacactcaccGAGCCTCTCCAGCCTCCAGCGCTGGTGTCACAGAGCTTCTCTCCAGCAGCCCCAGCTCCCCAGGTCTCAGGGCCATTGGCACACCTGCCCCCACCTTGCAGAAGACCCCTGGCCTCACGCCACTAGCCCAGCCCTGTTTCCcagggccttggtttcctcttgAAGGGacccactttttctttatcctccCGAGAGAGAACTGCCCATGGCATCACCACAAATCCGCTCGGTCGGCTGCTCCTCCCCTGCGGCATCTGAGATCAAGGACACACCTGCGCACACCCAGGGGCCCTCCTGCCTCTCACACCAGAGGccgcttttcatttttaaacttttatttaaatgtagacTATTAGTCAAATGATTggaaaatcaataatgaaaaatagTGTTTGGGTTCTTCTGGTTACAGTGGCGCTTGCACTGTCGGGGGAACATGGCACTCCTGTGGGTCGAGGGTCAGCTCAAGGGAGCTCAAGGGAGCTCAAGGGGTCGTCTGAGGCCATGTGGGTGGGGGGGCCTGTGCGGCTGGCCTGGCCCCCAGGGTACTCAGGGAAGACCACCAGCTCCCTCCTCAGGCTCGGCTCCCGGGGGGTCCAGCTCTGCTTGGGCTCCTCCGAGGAGGCCCTGTCCCATATTCTGCCCCATCATAAATATGTACAAACCCCTGGACAGTCTGGGGCACCAGGCCCGGGCAGAGCTGGGGTGCCTGTCCCCACGCCTGCAGCATGGCGACTCTCTCAGGGAGGGTGCCGCCCTCCTCCCGACCCCCACCTCTCTGGTCCCGTGCTCTCAGGCGGCGGCCAGCTGGCCCAAGACCCGGCGGAACTGCTGGGTGCTGTGCCCCAGCTCCTTGACCCTGTCCACCATGTCCTGGGCGGCGGCGGGTGACGGGTACTGCAGGGCGGCAGCCTTGGTGGTGGCGACGATGCCACGCaggaggtcacacagcaggttgCTGTAGTGGGTCACCTGGCTGCGCACGTCGGCCGCCTTGGCCTGCCGTGACAGCGTGTCCCCGATGAACACCAGCTTGTGGGCACTGAGGATGACGAACTTGCTGTGCGCCACGAAAATCTTGGGCGGCTGGTTGGTGGCCACGGCGGTGAAGAAGGCGTCCACGGCGTTGGTCAGGGTGGTCAGGTTCGCCTCGCACTGCTCCAGGTAAAAGAGCAGCAGCTGCCGGTCCGAGGGCCCCAGGCCGCCCGGCCGCCccggggccaggggctgggccgCCGTCCAGTTGGCCAGGTCGTGGTCGATGGGCCGCGACACCTCCTGCTCCAGTCGCTCAAACTGCTtcagctggggcagagggagagcagagtGAGCATCGCAGCCACACGCACAAAGGAAACCCGCTATCTCTGCGCTACAGGCCGCGCACGGGTCCTCTCCAAGGAGCTTCTGCCCATCTCGGAAaggtaggattccatttacagaacagttttgaaatgacaaaaggaTAGAAACGGAGAACCAATGAGCAGTTGTAGTGTTTCGGGATGCCAGTCTGTTGGTGTGGGTGCTGTTTCCTGCTGCCTTAGGACACAATCCTTGGGGGACACTGGGTGAAGGGCACACAGGACTGTTCTGCACTCTCTCTGCAACCTCCTACAAATCTATGCGTACTTCAAAAtgagttaaacacacacacacacacacacacactcactcactcacacacatttTTGTCCTTAACATATACGTTGTAAAAAGATTCAAATacattaagcagaaaaaaaaaaggtgtcacCTGGAAACCCACGCTCCCAGAAATAACCTCTGATAAAGTACAATTCTGGTAAATTATCTTTCtgtgacacggggctcgatcccatgaccctgagatcatgacctgagtcaagatcaagagttggacgcttaaccaactgagccaaccagatgcccctataaattattttttacaatcaAACATTAACgtatttacagatgatatgatataatgtctccaaaataaattggGGGGAAGGGGTGCTAGACAACCAGGTTAGCTATTGTGCTGAGGGATTGGGGCTGGGTGAATGGTATCAGGactgtcttctttaattttataaatatatccaaTTTCCCACAATAAAAActttatcaac contains the following coding sequences:
- the LOC122494472 gene encoding chymotrypsinogen 2 — protein: MAFLWLLSCCALLGTAFGCGVPAIQPVLSGLSRIVNGEDAVPGSWPWQVSLQDSTGFHFCGGSLISEDWVVTAAHCGVRTTHLVVAGEFDQGSDAEDIQVLKIAKVFKNPKFNMFTINNDITLLKLATPARLSQTVSPVCLPNAKDSFPAGTLCATTGWGLTKHTNAQTPDRLQQAALPLLSNTECQKFWGSKITNLMVCAGASGVSSCMGDSGGPLVCQKDGAWTLVGIVSWGSNTCSTSRPGVYARVTELMPWVQQILEAN
- the LOC122494473 gene encoding chymotrypsinogen B-like, with translation MALLPVVLGFLLFGSSSGCGVPAIHPELSGLSRIVNGEDAVPSSWPWQVSLQTRSGFHFCGGSLISQHWVVTAAHCRVRKSHRVVAGVSDHGSDEEAVQVLRITEVFEYPLWDQVSGRNDIALLKLATPALLSTTASPVCLPSANTSFPAGSLCATTGWGKTRYNSNKTPDKLQQAALPLLSNADCKKFWGSKITDVMICAGASGVSSCMGDSGGPLVCQKDGAWTLVGIVSWGSDWCNPFSPGVYTRVTKFISWVLGVLEAN